Proteins from a genomic interval of Candidatus Woesearchaeota archaeon:
- the rpoA2 gene encoding DNA-directed RNA polymerase subunit A'', with protein sequence MTTPDVPQGYLTKISELLPKSASKKTEQEVIELLNKEYKESLVHPGESVGLIAAESIGEPGTQMTLNTFHFAGVAEMNVTMGLPRIIEILDGRSTIQTPMMEIFLKKPYNEGKDIRKLAHSIRETTLQEVVTEFIINVAESSIELQVNEDKLKELGLTSAYVLNRITKEVGKHGVKKEGDLITVKLKSKDERLNEVYKLKEKLKDIYLSGVKGIRQVLPVKRGEEYLIITAGSNFKEVLTLPEVDTTRTTTNNIYEIEDVLGVESARQAIVEEVFKVIESQGLNVDRRHILLVADTMCTSGRVKGITRYGVVSEKSSVLARASFETPIKHIVEAAMVGEQDHLTSVVENVMLNQPVPVGTGLPGLVTKVVKAQHE encoded by the coding sequence ATGACAACTCCTGATGTGCCCCAAGGATATCTTACAAAGATAAGTGAACTATTGCCAAAAAGTGCCAGTAAGAAGACCGAACAAGAAGTCATTGAACTTCTGAATAAAGAATACAAGGAATCTCTTGTCCATCCAGGAGAAAGTGTTGGTCTTATTGCTGCTGAATCTATTGGTGAGCCAGGTACCCAGATGACCTTAAACACCTTCCACTTTGCTGGTGTCGCAGAGATGAACGTCACTATGGGATTACCACGGATTATTGAAATCCTTGATGGCAGAAGTACTATTCAAACCCCTATGATGGAAATATTCCTCAAAAAGCCGTATAATGAAGGCAAAGATATCCGTAAGCTGGCACACTCTATTCGAGAAACAACCCTCCAGGAAGTGGTGACTGAGTTTATCATTAATGTTGCTGAAAGTAGTATTGAACTTCAGGTCAATGAAGACAAACTAAAAGAGTTAGGATTAACATCAGCTTATGTTCTCAACCGGATTACCAAAGAGGTAGGGAAACACGGTGTGAAGAAGGAAGGGGATTTGATTACGGTTAAGCTCAAGAGCAAAGACGAACGATTGAATGAGGTCTACAAGCTCAAAGAGAAATTAAAAGATATATATCTCTCAGGAGTAAAAGGGATTAGACAAGTATTGCCAGTCAAGCGAGGAGAAGAATATCTGATTATTACCGCTGGTTCTAACTTTAAGGAAGTCTTGACGCTTCCCGAGGTAGACACCACACGAACAACAACGAATAACATCTATGAAATTGAGGATGTGTTGGGAGTTGAGTCTGCTCGTCAAGCTATTGTTGAAGAGGTGTTTAAGGTTATTGAAAGTCAGGGATTAAATGTCGACCGACGACACATTTTACTTGTTGCAGATACCATGTGTACCAGCGGACGTGTCAAAGGAATTACTCGGTATGGTGTTGTTAGTGAAAAATCAAGTGTCCTTGCACGAGCATCCTTCGAGACGCCGATCAAGCATATTGTTGAAGCTGCCATGGTGGGAGAACAAGATCACTTAACCAGTGTTGTGGAAAATGTCATGCTCAATCAGCCAGTTCCTGTTGGTACTGGATTGCCAGGCTTAGTCACTAAAGTTGTCAAGGCACAGCATGAATGA
- a CDS encoding DNA-directed RNA polymerase subunit A', which translates to METDNSLESKELSPEEITEQAPVKKEEKDFGLTDEESQIVHKRVKSIIFGFMSPSMIKKMASAKVVTPELYDKEGYPVDGGLMDIRLGVIDPGLKCKTCGSKLKECVGHFGYIELARPVIHVKFVGVVLTLLKCTCRECSRVLIPSQSIDKYTKQLDEIEKEQGLETRRKRIREIIANLKTVNKCPYCKARQYKITLEKPTTFMENEKRVSPIEIRARLEKITDDDCFLFGLNPKAIRPEWMILTIMPIPPVTMRPSITLESGERSEDDLTHKLGDMVRINQRLFENINAGAPEIIIEDLWDLLQYHITTFFDNNIAQLPPARHRSGQPLKTITERIKSKDGRIRHNLAGKRTNFSARTVISPDPMIDLDEVGVPKIIAMKLTVPEVMNALNEKYLRTFLEKGPNQYPGANYIIRPDGKKKKITEETKEQIIEEVKPGYTVERHLLDGDIAIFNRQPSLHRMSMMCHRIKVLPGRTLRLNPAVCHPYNADFDGDEMNLHIPQTEEARAEAEILMEVQTQLISPRYGLCVIGCVQDALSGNYLLTKELALTRDEAIDLLFAIGHYDLSRLPKKKMVSGTEVFSVLLPEDFNYRGTAKDGTPLIIENGKIVEGYLDKNNLGEESGLLLRNLHKQYGQKATLDLLGKFFRLGIKVLLKVGLSSPISDTDLPPTAQEKIAEVLDKAYQDVNALIKEFESGNLEAFPGRSVRETLELRILETLNKARNRTGQLVAEHSTQGTATMVMVKSGARGNFLNLAQMAACVGQQAMRGKRITKGYRDRTLSCFKSNDLGATAHGFIRGGFKSGLTPAEFFFMGITGRDSLMDTALRTPKSGYLYRRLANALQDLRVEYDYTVRDASGRIIQFLYGDDGIDVSKSENGTLNVQTIVNQVVKPKK; encoded by the coding sequence ATGGAAACAGACAACAGCTTAGAGAGTAAAGAATTGTCACCAGAAGAAATAACAGAACAAGCACCGGTAAAAAAAGAAGAGAAAGACTTTGGATTAACCGATGAAGAAAGTCAGATTGTCCACAAGAGAGTGAAGAGTATTATTTTTGGTTTTATGTCTCCAAGTATGATTAAAAAGATGGCCTCTGCTAAGGTTGTAACCCCCGAGTTGTATGATAAAGAAGGATATCCTGTTGATGGTGGTTTGATGGACATCCGTCTTGGCGTTATCGATCCAGGTCTCAAATGTAAAACCTGCGGTTCAAAACTTAAAGAATGTGTTGGTCATTTTGGCTATATTGAGCTTGCACGACCAGTCATTCACGTCAAATTTGTCGGTGTTGTTCTGACACTACTCAAATGTACCTGTCGTGAATGTTCACGTGTTCTTATTCCAAGTCAGAGCATTGATAAATATACGAAACAGCTCGATGAAATTGAAAAGGAGCAGGGTCTTGAAACGCGGAGAAAGCGCATTCGGGAGATTATTGCAAACCTCAAGACCGTTAACAAATGTCCTTATTGTAAAGCGCGTCAGTACAAGATAACCTTAGAAAAACCAACGACGTTTATGGAGAATGAAAAACGTGTCTCTCCCATTGAAATACGTGCACGATTGGAAAAGATAACTGACGATGATTGTTTCCTCTTCGGATTAAATCCAAAGGCAATACGGCCTGAGTGGATGATATTGACGATTATGCCCATCCCACCAGTAACCATGAGGCCTTCCATTACCCTGGAATCAGGAGAACGCTCTGAGGATGATTTAACGCATAAGCTTGGTGATATGGTCCGTATCAACCAGCGTTTGTTTGAAAATATCAACGCAGGAGCTCCTGAAATTATCATTGAAGATCTTTGGGATCTGCTGCAATATCACATTACGACTTTTTTTGATAACAATATTGCCCAGCTTCCGCCAGCCCGTCATAGAAGCGGACAGCCATTAAAGACCATCACTGAGCGTATCAAAAGTAAAGATGGACGTATTCGCCACAATCTTGCAGGAAAACGTACTAACTTCAGCGCTAGAACCGTTATCAGCCCCGATCCCATGATTGACCTAGATGAGGTTGGTGTCCCAAAAATCATTGCCATGAAATTAACTGTTCCTGAAGTGATGAACGCTTTGAATGAGAAATATTTGCGAACGTTTTTGGAAAAGGGACCAAATCAATATCCTGGAGCTAACTATATTATTCGACCGGATGGAAAAAAGAAAAAAATTACTGAAGAAACCAAGGAACAGATCATTGAAGAGGTTAAGCCTGGTTATACCGTAGAGCGCCATCTTCTTGACGGAGATATTGCCATATTTAACCGACAACCAAGCTTGCACCGTATGTCCATGATGTGTCACCGTATTAAGGTATTGCCTGGAAGAACCCTTCGTCTCAATCCTGCAGTCTGTCATCCTTATAATGCAGATTTTGACGGCGATGAAATGAATCTCCATATCCCACAAACTGAAGAGGCACGTGCAGAGGCTGAAATTCTCATGGAAGTACAAACCCAACTGATCAGTCCACGATACGGATTGTGTGTTATTGGTTGTGTCCAGGATGCGCTCTCAGGAAATTATTTACTTACCAAAGAGTTAGCATTAACCAGAGATGAAGCCATTGATCTGCTCTTTGCTATTGGTCACTATGATTTATCTCGACTACCAAAGAAAAAAATGGTCTCCGGTACTGAAGTGTTCAGCGTGTTGTTACCAGAAGACTTTAATTATCGTGGGACAGCGAAGGATGGTACACCATTAATTATTGAAAATGGAAAGATTGTTGAAGGGTATCTAGATAAGAATAATTTAGGTGAGGAATCTGGATTACTTCTCCGTAATCTTCATAAGCAATACGGTCAGAAAGCAACCTTGGACCTTTTAGGTAAGTTCTTCCGATTAGGTATCAAAGTTCTTCTGAAGGTTGGACTTTCCTCACCCATCTCTGACACTGATCTTCCACCAACAGCCCAAGAAAAAATAGCCGAGGTTCTTGATAAAGCGTATCAAGATGTTAACGCACTCATTAAAGAATTCGAGAGTGGAAACTTAGAAGCTTTCCCGGGAAGGAGTGTACGTGAAACACTAGAGCTTCGTATTCTTGAAACGCTCAACAAAGCGAGAAACAGAACCGGACAACTTGTTGCAGAACACTCGACGCAAGGAACAGCCACCATGGTCATGGTAAAATCAGGTGCACGAGGGAATTTCTTGAATTTGGCTCAGATGGCCGCTTGTGTAGGACAACAGGCTATGCGTGGAAAACGAATTACTAAGGGATACCGTGACCGAACTCTCTCATGCTTTAAATCTAATGATTTGGGAGCAACGGCTCATGGATTTATCAGAGGAGGATTTAAATCAGGCTTAACCCCAGCTGAGTTTTTCTTTATGGGAATCACCGGACGAGACTCACTGATGGATACCGCATTGCGAACACCAAAATCCGGATATCTCTACAGGAGATTGGCTAATGCTTTACAAGACTTACGGGTAGAGTATGATTATACGGTTAGAGATGCCAGTGGAAGAATTATCCAATTCCTTTATGGTGATGATGGCATTGATGTCTCCAAATCAGAAAACGGAACATTGAATGTGCAAACGATTGTCAATCAAGTAGTCAAGCCAAAAAAATAA
- the rpoB gene encoding DNA-directed RNA polymerase subunit B, with protein sequence MSEIYLNGKYVGDVQDAKDFVAKLIAERRKNKVTHNLNVSYDPNINSIFIETSHGRVRRPLIVVKDGKPTLTEKHFQQLEKNEISWSDLIDQGIIEYLDALEEENAYVAFFEQELTEQHTHLEIDPLAMVSLCTALVPYGNYNQSTRLNAGSKNQKQALGFYAANFAVRMDMDVNLLLNPHRPIVQSIMHDIAEYDKHPSGQNVVVAIMSYEGYNMEDAIILNKGSIDRGLGRSVYYRPSVAEELRYSGGLVDTICVPDKDIKGYKSEKDYRFLEEDGIITQESVVKEGDVIIGKTSPPRFLSSLEEYNLATSSRRESSVALKHGEQGIIDFVLVTENEEGNKLVQVRIRDERIPEIGDKFTSRHGQKGVVGLIVPEADMPFSASGITPDLIFSPHGIPSRMTIAHLIELLAGKVGCLSGRYINGTTFSSESETDLRKELLNMGFKENGNETMYNGITGEQYKAKIFVGNMYYLKLKHMVANKLHSRARGPIQLLTRQPTEGRAKEGGLRLGEMEKDTFVAHGASLLLKERFDSDKTIVPVCESCGIIAIHDEYKNRSYCAICGDNVTISNIEISYAFKLLLDELKSLGVYPRLTLENKY encoded by the coding sequence ATGAGCGAAATCTATCTCAACGGAAAATATGTCGGCGATGTGCAAGACGCAAAGGATTTTGTTGCAAAGTTAATTGCGGAAAGAAGAAAAAACAAAGTAACCCATAACCTTAATGTCAGCTATGATCCAAACATCAATAGCATTTTTATCGAAACTTCTCATGGAAGAGTGCGAAGACCTCTCATTGTGGTGAAGGATGGTAAACCAACCTTAACTGAAAAACATTTCCAACAGCTTGAGAAGAACGAAATTAGCTGGTCTGATTTGATCGACCAAGGGATTATCGAATATCTTGATGCATTAGAAGAAGAAAATGCCTATGTTGCGTTCTTCGAGCAGGAGTTAACTGAACAGCATACCCATCTTGAGATAGATCCTCTTGCCATGGTCAGTTTGTGTACCGCACTTGTTCCTTATGGAAATTATAACCAATCTACTCGTTTAAATGCAGGATCAAAAAACCAAAAACAGGCATTAGGATTCTACGCAGCAAATTTTGCTGTACGCATGGATATGGATGTGAACCTGTTGCTCAATCCCCATAGACCGATTGTGCAATCAATCATGCATGATATTGCCGAGTACGATAAACATCCTTCTGGACAGAACGTTGTAGTCGCGATTATGAGCTATGAAGGATACAATATGGAGGACGCCATTATCCTCAACAAGGGTTCTATTGATCGTGGTCTTGGTAGATCTGTCTATTATCGCCCCTCGGTTGCAGAAGAGCTCCGTTATTCCGGAGGATTAGTTGATACTATTTGCGTTCCTGATAAAGATATTAAAGGATATAAAAGTGAAAAAGATTACCGCTTCCTTGAGGAGGATGGTATTATCACGCAAGAATCAGTGGTTAAGGAAGGTGATGTTATTATTGGAAAAACCAGTCCTCCACGATTCTTAAGCAGCTTAGAAGAATACAATCTTGCCACGAGTAGCAGAAGAGAGTCTTCGGTTGCACTGAAACATGGTGAGCAGGGTATTATTGATTTCGTTCTTGTAACTGAGAATGAAGAAGGAAATAAGCTTGTTCAGGTTCGTATTCGTGATGAACGTATTCCCGAAATAGGTGATAAGTTCACCAGCCGACACGGACAGAAAGGAGTTGTTGGATTGATTGTGCCTGAAGCAGATATGCCTTTTAGCGCATCAGGCATTACTCCAGATCTTATATTCTCTCCTCATGGAATTCCTTCTCGTATGACTATTGCACATCTTATTGAATTGTTAGCTGGGAAGGTCGGCTGTCTCTCAGGAAGGTATATCAATGGAACAACCTTCAGTTCTGAATCAGAAACTGATCTACGAAAAGAATTACTGAACATGGGATTTAAAGAAAATGGTAATGAAACCATGTACAATGGGATTACGGGAGAGCAATATAAAGCAAAAATCTTTGTCGGCAATATGTACTATCTCAAGTTAAAGCATATGGTTGCTAATAAATTACATTCACGAGCTCGAGGACCAATCCAGCTTCTCACTCGTCAACCAACCGAAGGAAGGGCAAAAGAAGGTGGCTTGCGTTTGGGAGAAATGGAAAAAGATACCTTTGTTGCACATGGTGCATCCCTTTTGCTCAAAGAACGGTTTGACTCAGATAAAACCATTGTACCGGTCTGTGAAAGTTGTGGTATTATCGCGATTCACGACGAATATAAAAACAGATCGTACTGTGCAATCTGTGGAGATAATGTCACGATAAGTAATATTGAAATCTCCTATGCATTTAAGTTACTCTTGGATGAGCTCAAGTCTTTAGGAGTATATCCACGATTAACACTGGAGAATAAATATTGA